A stretch of Canis lupus familiaris isolate Mischka breed German Shepherd chromosome 11, alternate assembly UU_Cfam_GSD_1.0, whole genome shotgun sequence DNA encodes these proteins:
- the ENHO gene encoding adropin, with protein sequence MGAAISQGALIAIVCNGLVGFLLLLLWVILCWACHSRSADIDSLSESSPNSSPGPCPEKAPPPQKPSHEGSYLLQP encoded by the coding sequence CCATCTCCCAAGGGGCCCTCATTGCCATTGTCTGCAACGGCCTCGTAGgcttcctgctgctcctgctctggGTCATTCTCTGCTGGGCCTGCCATTCCCGCTCTGCGGACATCGACTCTCTTTCGGAATCCAGTCCCAACTCCAGCCCTGGCCCCTGTCCTGAGAAGGCACCCCCGCCCCAGAAGCCCAGCCATGAAGGCAGCTACCTGCTGCAGCCCTGA